Proteins co-encoded in one Synechococcus elongatus PCC 6301 genomic window:
- a CDS encoding Fur family transcriptional regulator, whose product MSASSTPSVSIRDRLQQAGLRVTPQRFAVYANLLGRHDHPTVETILQDINQELPMASKAAVYGALSVLREVGLIREVLLDEGITRYDARTEPHHHCRCESCGGIQDLDWTAIAPIDLSAVPAGFRPDRYEVTILGQCAACATSIRKPKN is encoded by the coding sequence ATGTCTGCCTCCTCAACGCCCTCGGTCTCTATCCGCGATCGCTTGCAACAAGCGGGTTTGCGGGTAACGCCACAGCGATTTGCGGTCTATGCAAACCTGCTGGGTCGCCATGACCATCCCACGGTCGAGACAATCCTGCAGGACATCAATCAAGAGTTGCCGATGGCGTCTAAGGCCGCTGTTTATGGCGCACTTTCGGTACTACGCGAAGTTGGCCTAATTCGGGAAGTGCTGCTCGATGAAGGGATTACCCGCTACGACGCGCGCACGGAGCCACACCATCACTGCCGCTGTGAGAGTTGTGGGGGGATTCAAGACTTGGACTGGACAGCGATCGCCCCGATTGATCTCAGTGCTGTGCCCGCAGGCTTTCGTCCCGATCGCTATGAGGTCACGATTTTAGGCCAATGTGCGGCTTGTGCTACATCCATTCGCAAGCCTAAAAACTAG
- a CDS encoding TIGR00341 family protein, which produces MKLSFGARRQLIRQRRRVQDAVQRNSGRWKWIGGRPVSLPVLNRSLWKIAEPTSDYYLLLLLSGSIASFGLLANSAATIIGAMIVAPLMGPILAIGYAIVAGNRRLLKRSLLALSTGALLTVTVAVIIGGILGSIDPGSEIMGRTQPTLLDLGVALAAGATGALAQCRRDIANTLPGVAIAVALVPPLSVVGLGLALGSLPIAGGSFLLFLTNLVGIILASSGVFLWQNYGTFTRARQGLMAAVLAMFTLTIPLGLSLQAAVRRAQVVTVAEDVLRSRYSAVTGVRLRDIRVQLQGQTTHLEIALEAPPDVISANLVDDIRQQMETRLRSPVSLDVRLLLIEQFQSNKSISPSNRR; this is translated from the coding sequence ATGAAGCTGTCCTTTGGTGCCCGGCGGCAATTGATTCGGCAGCGTCGACGAGTTCAGGATGCTGTCCAACGTAATAGTGGCCGCTGGAAGTGGATAGGTGGCAGGCCCGTCAGTCTCCCCGTCTTGAACCGCAGTCTTTGGAAAATTGCTGAGCCAACTTCCGACTACTATCTGTTGCTGCTCTTGTCGGGTTCAATCGCCAGTTTTGGCCTCTTAGCAAACAGTGCGGCGACGATTATTGGGGCGATGATTGTTGCGCCACTAATGGGTCCCATTTTGGCGATCGGCTATGCGATCGTGGCAGGGAACCGACGCTTGCTCAAGCGATCGCTCCTCGCTTTGAGCACAGGTGCTCTACTCACTGTGACGGTTGCCGTCATCATCGGCGGCATCTTAGGCAGTATCGATCCAGGCTCTGAAATCATGGGTCGCACCCAGCCCACGTTGCTGGACTTGGGGGTTGCTTTGGCAGCGGGAGCGACTGGTGCCCTTGCCCAATGTCGGCGCGATATTGCCAATACACTGCCTGGAGTCGCGATCGCGGTGGCCTTGGTACCGCCGCTGAGCGTGGTGGGGTTAGGTTTGGCCCTTGGTTCTCTCCCCATTGCCGGCGGCTCCTTCCTGTTATTCCTCACCAACTTGGTAGGGATTATTTTGGCAAGCAGTGGGGTTTTTCTCTGGCAGAACTACGGCACCTTTACCCGCGCTCGGCAGGGTTTGATGGCTGCAGTGCTTGCGATGTTCACCCTGACTATTCCCTTGGGCCTTTCACTGCAAGCAGCTGTTCGCCGGGCCCAAGTAGTGACGGTTGCAGAAGATGTTTTGCGCAGTCGTTATAGCGCTGTGACAGGCGTCCGCCTCCGGGACATCCGAGTCCAGTTGCAAGGGCAGACTACCCATCTTGAAATTGCATTAGAGGCGCCACCTGATGTGATCTCAGCAAATTTAGTGGATGACATCCGCCAGCAGATGGAGACTCGCTTACGGAGCCCCGTCAGTTTAGATGTGCGCCTTTTATTAATTGAACAGTTTCAATCCAATAAGAGCATCTCTCCCTCAAACAGACGGTAA
- a CDS encoding sensor domain-containing diguanylate cyclase has translation MLQCIPTRFEEQRLAALYRYGILDTPPEQHFDDLTQLIAAICEVPIALISLIDRDRQWFKSRVGLEDDSSPRSTSFCGHAIQQEDLFIVEDAKADPRFVDNPFVTQEPHIRFYAGSPLITDDEQILGTLCVIDRKPRHLNDLQQQALRILSRQVIRELELRRSLYQAEHRWSLARFKRRLGNLVRSSLDLDQICQLAAQELGETLEIDHCSISTCTDASTICSMSHYVRPEQIHRSIQWQLPDALVQQALQQDNAITFDQYQSEVIPTVEPPQSLLLVRTSAQDRPNGLISLAHYSSHHHWNRDEIDLLESVAVQLGLAIEQAQLYRSVQAVNVELHKLAYTDTLTQIPNRRAFDETFAELWQTALLQQQSLSLIVADIDLFKTVNDRFGYEQGDRCLKHVAQTLKTGIRQNQDFVARFGGEEFVLLLPSTDSSGAIAVVAKLQERLANSEADLPVLPTLSYGIATVIPQPQHTPEQLFRVANQAVRRVKERGRNDFAARLLVAAE, from the coding sequence ATGCTGCAGTGTATTCCTACCCGTTTTGAAGAGCAGCGTCTGGCAGCGCTCTATCGCTATGGCATCCTTGATACGCCGCCCGAGCAACATTTTGATGACCTGACGCAGTTGATTGCGGCGATTTGTGAGGTACCGATCGCTTTGATCAGCTTGATTGATCGCGATCGCCAATGGTTTAAATCCAGAGTTGGCCTCGAGGATGACTCCAGCCCGCGCTCCACATCATTTTGTGGCCACGCGATTCAGCAAGAAGATTTATTCATCGTGGAAGACGCCAAGGCTGATCCTCGCTTTGTCGACAATCCCTTCGTAACCCAGGAGCCACATATTCGCTTCTATGCGGGGTCTCCTTTGATTACGGATGACGAACAAATTCTCGGGACCCTCTGTGTCATTGACCGCAAACCCCGTCATCTGAATGACCTGCAACAGCAAGCCCTCAGAATCCTCAGCCGCCAGGTGATTCGTGAGCTGGAATTGCGGCGATCGCTCTATCAAGCGGAGCATCGCTGGAGCCTGGCACGCTTTAAGCGGCGGCTGGGCAATTTGGTGCGAAGCAGTTTGGATCTCGATCAAATTTGCCAACTTGCTGCGCAGGAATTGGGTGAAACCCTAGAAATTGATCACTGCTCAATCAGCACTTGTACGGATGCTTCAACCATCTGTTCGATGTCGCATTACGTGCGGCCCGAGCAAATCCATCGTTCCATCCAATGGCAGTTACCCGATGCGTTAGTCCAGCAGGCTTTACAACAAGACAATGCGATCACTTTTGACCAATATCAGTCCGAGGTGATTCCGACTGTAGAGCCTCCCCAATCACTGCTACTGGTGCGAACCTCCGCCCAAGATCGCCCGAATGGCTTAATCAGCTTGGCTCACTACAGCAGCCATCATCACTGGAATCGTGATGAGATTGATCTCTTGGAATCGGTTGCGGTTCAGTTGGGGCTCGCGATTGAACAAGCCCAGCTCTATCGGTCCGTTCAAGCCGTCAATGTTGAGCTGCATAAGCTGGCCTACACCGACACACTGACTCAAATTCCTAATCGTCGGGCGTTTGATGAAACCTTTGCCGAACTCTGGCAAACGGCATTACTCCAGCAACAGTCACTTTCGCTGATTGTGGCAGACATCGATTTGTTCAAAACTGTCAACGATCGCTTTGGCTATGAACAGGGTGATCGCTGTCTAAAACATGTTGCCCAAACTCTCAAAACTGGCATCCGCCAGAATCAAGATTTTGTTGCTCGCTTCGGCGGTGAAGAGTTCGTCTTGCTGCTCCCTAGTACGGATTCTTCTGGAGCGATCGCTGTTGTGGCTAAGCTCCAAGAGCGCTTGGCCAATAGCGAGGCAGACTTACCAGTCTTGCCAACTCTCAGCTATGGCATTGCCACAGTGATTCCGCAGCCCCAACACACACCCGAGCAATTATTCCGAGTGGCCAATCAAGCAGTGCGCCGCGTCAAAGAACGGGGTCGCAATGATTTTGCAGCACGGTTATTAGTTGCTGCCGAGTGA
- a CDS encoding energy-coupling factor ABC transporter ATP-binding protein yields the protein MRSLSFGWSPDSFILQDCDLQIPRGEFWMLLGDNGSGKSTLLRLIAGLLPLQSGTIACDRPLGFVFQNPDHQLVMPTVGADVAFGLVEEGLSVTQAQERVAEALAAVRLAHYERRPIYALSGGQKQRVAIAGAIARHCELLLFDEPTALLDSDSQRDLVQQVQQLVRDRGLTALWVTHRLEELEAADGACLLQQGRVVATGSVETVKACLNQL from the coding sequence GTGCGATCGCTCAGTTTTGGCTGGTCGCCCGACTCGTTCATCCTCCAGGATTGCGATCTCCAAATTCCCCGGGGCGAGTTCTGGATGCTGTTGGGGGATAACGGCAGTGGTAAATCAACGCTGCTGCGCCTGATTGCTGGACTGTTGCCGCTGCAATCCGGCACGATCGCCTGCGATCGCCCCTTGGGGTTTGTCTTTCAGAATCCCGATCATCAATTGGTGATGCCTACTGTCGGGGCGGATGTAGCCTTTGGATTAGTCGAAGAGGGTCTGTCGGTCACTCAAGCTCAAGAGCGTGTGGCTGAAGCCCTAGCAGCCGTCCGGCTAGCACATTACGAAAGGCGGCCGATCTATGCCTTGAGTGGTGGTCAAAAGCAACGGGTGGCGATCGCTGGTGCGATCGCTCGCCACTGTGAATTACTCCTGTTTGACGAACCCACCGCGCTCTTGGATAGCGACAGTCAGCGCGACTTAGTTCAGCAAGTTCAACAATTAGTGCGCGATCGCGGTTTGACAGCTCTCTGGGTTACTCACCGGCTCGAAGAACTCGAAGCCGCCGATGGGGCTTGTCTCTTGCAACAGGGGCGAGTTGTAGCGACAGGATCTGTAGAAACGGTAAAAGCCTGTCTCAACCAGCTCTGA
- a CDS encoding iron uptake porin, with protein MKNLFKVMLAGPLAASVAFAGAAQAESLNRDTINQVNAIANEELPAAQVTSITQLSDVKPTDWAYQALQSLVERYGCIVGYPDRTYRGSRALTRYEFAAGLNACLDKVIEFAASKEDLDTLKKLMEEFQAELATLRGRVDSLEARVTELEATQFSTTTKLQGEVILSLDRAFGPSGLDTGTSFSQRVSLNLNTSFTGKDLLKTRLRSNSITSPGLRDFNGGVPGSGIISPAAALDYDNATNAPNANFFLDTLLYTFPVGDVKFTVGTSNLQVEDILSTTGTFYAPYISYFFSTPIPGIYGDADTTNSAGAGFNWQLSKSFNFGAAYINQNGPTTGGNLASDPTSGVFGADSQTTAQLAFKNDSGTFIGALAYAYRKGPDLATDLSFLPSQFGGVNFGTPRALAGLGLGSSGSDIVSTNNIGLSLGWAVSDGFTISGSYGISFGNGFGANNTVQSWTVGFTFPNLFADGNEFGFAVGQAPYVISDSRGAAFQDTGNFAFEVYYKLQVTDNISITPALYAITNAGGGLSFPDSANGDFIVPVIKTVFTF; from the coding sequence ATGAAAAATCTGTTCAAGGTCATGTTGGCTGGCCCTCTGGCCGCTAGCGTTGCTTTTGCAGGCGCAGCCCAAGCGGAAAGCCTGAACCGCGACACGATTAATCAGGTCAACGCGATCGCTAATGAAGAGCTGCCTGCAGCCCAAGTCACTTCGATCACTCAGCTGAGTGATGTCAAACCGACCGACTGGGCTTACCAAGCACTGCAATCGCTGGTTGAGCGCTATGGCTGTATCGTTGGTTATCCCGATCGTACCTACCGTGGCAGCCGCGCCCTGACTCGCTACGAATTCGCTGCTGGTCTGAACGCTTGTTTGGACAAAGTCATTGAATTTGCAGCTTCAAAAGAGGATCTCGACACCCTCAAGAAGCTGATGGAAGAGTTCCAAGCTGAACTCGCAACCCTGCGCGGCCGGGTCGACAGCCTCGAAGCTCGTGTGACCGAACTGGAAGCAACTCAGTTTTCCACCACCACCAAGCTACAAGGCGAAGTAATCCTGAGCTTGGATCGGGCTTTTGGCCCCAGCGGTCTCGACACCGGTACCTCCTTCTCGCAACGGGTTAGTCTCAACCTCAATACCAGTTTCACTGGTAAAGATTTGCTGAAAACGCGTCTGCGTTCCAACAGCATCACCTCTCCTGGCCTACGGGACTTCAATGGTGGCGTGCCTGGCTCAGGCATCATCAGCCCTGCTGCTGCCCTCGATTACGACAACGCCACCAACGCACCTAACGCTAATTTCTTCCTAGACACGTTGCTCTACACCTTCCCCGTGGGCGATGTGAAATTTACTGTGGGTACTTCTAACCTGCAGGTTGAAGACATTCTGTCGACGACTGGCACGTTCTACGCACCCTACATCAGCTACTTCTTCAGTACTCCGATCCCGGGTATCTATGGTGATGCTGATACCACCAACTCTGCTGGTGCTGGTTTCAACTGGCAACTAAGCAAAAGCTTTAACTTTGGTGCTGCCTACATCAACCAAAATGGTCCGACCACAGGTGGTAACCTCGCCAGTGACCCGACTTCGGGTGTGTTCGGTGCTGACTCTCAAACTACGGCTCAGTTAGCGTTCAAAAACGACAGTGGTACTTTCATCGGTGCCCTGGCCTACGCTTACCGGAAAGGTCCTGACCTTGCAACCGATTTGAGCTTCTTGCCTAGCCAGTTTGGTGGTGTTAACTTCGGTACTCCTCGTGCTTTGGCTGGTCTTGGCTTAGGTAGCTCCGGCTCAGACATCGTCAGCACCAACAATATTGGTTTGTCCTTGGGCTGGGCAGTGAGCGATGGCTTCACCATCAGCGGTTCCTATGGCATCAGCTTCGGCAACGGTTTTGGTGCTAACAACACAGTTCAGTCTTGGACGGTAGGCTTCACCTTCCCGAACCTCTTCGCTGATGGCAACGAGTTCGGCTTCGCAGTGGGTCAAGCACCCTACGTGATCAGTGATAGCCGGGGCGCTGCTTTCCAAGACACCGGTAACTTCGCTTTTGAGGTTTACTACAAGCTGCAAGTGACTGACAACATCTCGATCACTCCTGCTCTCTACGCCATCACCAATGCTGGCGGTGGTCTGAGCTTCCCCGATTCGGCTAATGGTGACTTCATCGTCCCCGTGATCAAAACCGTGTTTACTTTCTAA
- the psbD gene encoding photosystem II D2 protein (photosystem q(a) protein), with amino-acid sequence MTIAVGRAPAERGWFDVLDDWLKRDRYVFVGWSGLLLFPCAYLALGGWLTGTSFVTSWYTHGIASSYLEGGNFLTVAVSTPADAFGHSLMLLWGPEAQGNFVRWCQLGGLWNFVALHGAFGLIGFMLRQFEIARLVGVRPYNAIAFSGPIAVFVSVFLMYPLGQSSWFFAPSFGVAAIFRFLLFLQGFHNWTLNPFHMMGVAGILGGALLCAIHGATVENTLFEDSEQSNTFRAFEPTQAEETYSMVTANRFWSQIFGIAFSNKRWLHFFMLFVPVTGLWMSSIGIVGLALNLRAYDFVSQELRAAEDPEFETFYTKNILLNEGIRAWMAPQDQPHEKFVFPEEVLPRGNAL; translated from the coding sequence ATGACGATTGCAGTAGGGCGAGCGCCAGCGGAGCGGGGATGGTTTGACGTCCTCGACGACTGGCTGAAGCGCGACCGATATGTATTTGTGGGTTGGTCAGGGTTGCTGCTGTTTCCCTGTGCGTATTTAGCACTGGGCGGGTGGTTGACCGGGACCAGCTTTGTGACGTCGTGGTACACCCACGGCATCGCGTCTTCGTACTTAGAAGGCGGCAACTTTTTGACCGTAGCAGTGAGCACCCCAGCGGATGCGTTTGGGCATTCGTTGATGCTGCTGTGGGGCCCCGAGGCACAAGGGAACTTCGTGCGTTGGTGCCAGTTGGGTGGCTTGTGGAACTTCGTAGCACTGCACGGCGCCTTCGGCCTGATTGGGTTCATGCTGCGTCAATTTGAGATTGCGCGGTTGGTGGGCGTCCGTCCGTACAACGCGATCGCCTTTTCGGGTCCGATCGCAGTGTTCGTGTCGGTGTTCTTGATGTACCCGTTGGGTCAATCGAGCTGGTTCTTCGCTCCGAGCTTTGGCGTGGCAGCGATTTTCCGGTTTTTGTTGTTCCTGCAAGGGTTCCACAACTGGACCTTGAACCCATTCCACATGATGGGCGTGGCCGGGATTTTGGGTGGGGCATTGCTGTGCGCCATTCACGGTGCGACGGTGGAGAACACCCTGTTCGAGGATTCAGAGCAATCGAACACCTTCCGGGCATTTGAGCCGACGCAGGCCGAAGAGACGTACTCGATGGTGACGGCGAACCGTTTTTGGAGCCAGATTTTCGGGATTGCGTTTTCGAACAAGCGGTGGCTGCACTTTTTCATGCTGTTCGTGCCGGTGACGGGCTTGTGGATGAGCTCGATCGGGATTGTAGGTTTGGCGTTGAACCTGCGGGCGTACGACTTCGTGTCGCAGGAGCTGCGGGCCGCTGAGGATCCGGAATTTGAGACGTTCTACACGAAGAACATCTTGTTGAACGAAGGGATTCGGGCCTGGATGGCACCGCAAGACCAACCGCACGAAAAATTCGTCTTCCCCGAAGAGGTTCTGCCTCGCGGTAACGCTCTCTAG
- the rnc gene encoding ribonuclease III: protein MTVSHSHSAIAVEPQRLKQLQRLLTKLPLTIAPELDWQQIDRALTHPSAAEDHYDRLEFLGDAVLRLAIADFLDRHYPDLSVGDCSALRSELGSDRTLAAIAASYNLERVLRVGKTAANDRAGQQSRLAEAFEALLGALYLSQRNLDPIRSWLDPHLQQRATAMLQDPTRGNYKAALQEWTLQRYQELPEYRTEQRSDACGDPAAFAAEVWFRGEKLGSGVGRSIKAAQQAAALVACTALELTHSDS from the coding sequence GTGACAGTTTCTCATTCCCATTCAGCGATCGCAGTCGAACCGCAGCGCCTCAAGCAACTGCAGCGGTTGCTAACTAAATTGCCTCTGACGATCGCGCCAGAGCTGGATTGGCAGCAAATCGATCGGGCGTTGACCCATCCCAGCGCCGCTGAGGACCACTACGATCGCTTGGAGTTTTTGGGGGATGCTGTGCTGCGCTTAGCGATCGCTGACTTCCTCGATCGTCACTATCCCGACTTATCCGTGGGCGATTGTTCTGCCCTGCGTTCAGAACTTGGGAGCGATCGCACCCTCGCCGCGATCGCAGCTAGCTATAACCTGGAGCGTGTCCTACGCGTGGGTAAGACGGCAGCCAACGATCGCGCGGGTCAGCAAAGCCGCTTAGCGGAAGCCTTTGAAGCTCTGCTCGGGGCGCTGTACCTCAGTCAGCGCAATCTTGACCCAATTCGCTCTTGGCTCGATCCGCACTTGCAGCAACGGGCCACGGCCATGCTCCAAGATCCAACGCGGGGCAACTATAAAGCAGCTCTCCAAGAGTGGACCTTACAGCGCTATCAAGAACTTCCGGAATACCGTACTGAGCAGCGCAGTGACGCCTGTGGCGATCCAGCAGCTTTTGCTGCTGAGGTCTGGTTTCGTGGCGAGAAGTTGGGCAGCGGGGTCGGGCGATCGATCAAAGCAGCCCAGCAAGCCGCAGCTCTGGTTGCCTGTACAGCCTTAGAACTGACTCACTCAGATAGTTGA
- a CDS encoding rubrerythrin family protein, giving the protein MDLSNPTTLANLEAAFGGESMANRKYLFFADVCKKLGLTDLAKLFRETANQETEHAFAHFRLLHPELVVANPESLSEEEKKQIAARCLELAIEGETYEFTTMYPEFYAQAVTERDASAAAEFKEQEEESREHAGIFKTAAKNFGLLTPIEEYHAKQYGVALQALESGTASKAPADSNPATQKWICLQCSVIYDPAEGDLDSGIAPGTPFAAIPEDWSCPICGVTKKSFVPYQEPAIAA; this is encoded by the coding sequence ATGGACCTCTCCAACCCCACCACCTTGGCCAACCTCGAAGCTGCCTTCGGGGGTGAATCGATGGCCAACCGCAAGTACCTCTTCTTCGCAGATGTCTGCAAAAAATTGGGTCTCACCGATCTCGCCAAACTCTTCCGAGAAACCGCTAATCAAGAGACTGAGCATGCCTTCGCCCACTTCCGTCTGCTCCACCCAGAACTAGTCGTTGCCAATCCAGAAAGCCTCAGCGAAGAGGAGAAGAAACAGATTGCAGCTCGCTGTCTGGAACTGGCGATCGAAGGGGAGACCTACGAGTTCACAACGATGTACCCCGAGTTCTATGCCCAAGCCGTGACGGAGAGAGACGCTAGTGCAGCGGCGGAATTCAAGGAGCAAGAGGAAGAGTCTCGCGAGCATGCCGGCATCTTCAAAACGGCTGCCAAAAACTTTGGCCTGCTGACCCCAATCGAGGAGTACCATGCCAAGCAGTACGGCGTTGCCCTGCAAGCCTTAGAAAGTGGCACCGCGAGCAAAGCGCCCGCAGACTCAAATCCGGCAACTCAGAAATGGATTTGCCTGCAATGCTCTGTCATTTACGATCCGGCTGAAGGCGATCTGGACTCTGGCATTGCACCCGGGACACCCTTCGCAGCCATTCCAGAGGATTGGTCCTGCCCGATCTGCGGAGTGACGAAAAAGAGTTTTGTTCCCTACCAAGAGCCCGCGATCGCTGCTTAA
- a CDS encoding 4a-hydroxytetrahydrobiopterin dehydratase encodes MPRLRWTSYLKVLVISLIAGTLSPVVASLPSQGTRPSLARSMEMNSVLSAAEIQTRLLRLPAWRLDGQSIVCDPRFAGFPEAIAFLNRLVEPAEAAGHHPDLEVSYNRVIIRLTTHDAGGLTDQDFSLAEKISQL; translated from the coding sequence ATGCCAAGACTTCGTTGGACTTCGTACCTCAAAGTGTTGGTGATTAGCCTGATTGCGGGCACCCTGTCCCCAGTCGTGGCGAGCTTACCTTCGCAAGGGACTCGTCCATCGTTGGCTCGAAGCATGGAGATGAACTCAGTGTTGAGTGCAGCCGAGATTCAGACTCGCCTATTGCGATTACCGGCTTGGCGTCTAGACGGACAAAGTATCGTCTGCGATCCCCGTTTCGCGGGGTTTCCAGAGGCGATCGCCTTCTTAAATCGCTTGGTGGAGCCAGCGGAAGCTGCAGGGCACCATCCGGATTTAGAAGTCTCCTACAACCGAGTCATCATCCGTCTAACTACGCACGATGCCGGAGGTTTGACCGACCAAGATTTTTCCTTGGCTGAAAAGATCAGCCAACTGTGA
- a CDS encoding NYN domain-containing protein — protein sequence MSALLLVDGYNVIGAWQHLQQLRDRHGLEAARTELVELLSNYSAYQGYLTNVVFDAQYRATPGQQEQVTEQLVVSYTDSEQTADTYIEMTCASHRDALRTARQRVIVATSDRAQQLTVIGFGAEWMSTHRLALDVEASIQKVRQWQAQQRRKHQPKTLGSRLDDRVRRQLEHWRRQS from the coding sequence ATGTCTGCTCTGCTGCTTGTCGATGGCTACAACGTCATTGGTGCTTGGCAACACTTACAGCAACTGCGCGATCGCCATGGCTTGGAAGCAGCTCGCACAGAACTGGTTGAGTTGCTGAGTAATTACAGTGCCTACCAAGGCTATCTGACCAATGTTGTTTTTGATGCTCAATATCGAGCAACCCCAGGTCAACAGGAGCAAGTGACTGAGCAGCTCGTCGTCAGCTACACAGACTCAGAGCAGACGGCTGATACTTATATAGAAATGACCTGTGCGAGTCACCGTGACGCCTTGCGGACTGCCCGTCAGCGGGTCATTGTTGCCACCAGCGATCGCGCCCAGCAACTGACAGTGATTGGCTTTGGTGCCGAGTGGATGTCGACCCATCGACTGGCTCTCGATGTCGAAGCTTCAATTCAAAAAGTTCGCCAGTGGCAAGCCCAGCAACGGCGCAAACACCAACCTAAAACCCTCGGAAGCCGCTTGGATGATCGGGTGCGGCGGCAACTGGAACATTGGCGGCGCCAGTCTTAA
- a CDS encoding alpha/beta hydrolase, whose amino-acid sequence MDQARTTTVDHPDRETPFLLFAQHGWDDRSYPIQQMAQSIAPQYSQVYAPNLGRFRTWIAIEPLIQSVEAVVLEAIAQYPDRPLRFLGHSMGGLIWLEVLSRHREWWDRTHSLVLVGSPVSGSDVCRLLDPFGRLPSIAKDLGRNRRPLAEAIAAQIPTASIVSDLGDYSDGLVPVNGSEFERATLVTLKDISHARLKSHPQVADAIAQFWKQPSIAPRPRDRAGTLIAQLRSLNLTECNHRNFAKAAVLKSQPDGVKIWRWLNPLRVQHIFVSSPDPATGRDCCRYAAYTGWLDDAALSKFLEKL is encoded by the coding sequence ATGGATCAGGCTCGGACGACCACCGTGGATCACCCCGATCGTGAGACCCCTTTTCTCCTCTTTGCCCAACATGGCTGGGACGATCGCTCGTACCCCATTCAGCAGATGGCCCAGAGCATCGCGCCGCAGTACTCGCAGGTCTACGCGCCGAATTTAGGGCGATTCCGCACTTGGATTGCGATCGAACCTCTGATCCAGAGTGTGGAAGCAGTCGTTCTCGAGGCGATCGCGCAATATCCGGATCGGCCCCTGCGTTTCCTAGGGCATTCCATGGGTGGGTTGATTTGGCTGGAAGTCCTCAGCCGTCATCGTGAGTGGTGGGACCGCACCCATAGCTTGGTGCTAGTTGGGTCGCCAGTCAGTGGTTCAGATGTCTGTCGATTGCTCGACCCCTTCGGTCGATTGCCGAGTATTGCCAAGGATTTAGGGCGAAACCGTCGTCCTTTGGCTGAAGCGATCGCGGCTCAAATCCCCACGGCTTCAATCGTCAGTGACCTAGGCGACTATAGTGATGGCCTCGTGCCAGTCAACGGTTCAGAGTTTGAGCGAGCCACGCTGGTTACGCTGAAAGATATTTCCCACGCGCGCCTGAAATCCCATCCTCAAGTCGCTGATGCGATCGCTCAATTCTGGAAACAGCCCTCGATTGCGCCCCGTCCTCGCGATCGCGCTGGTACCCTCATCGCTCAACTCCGCAGCCTTAATCTCACCGAGTGCAACCACCGGAACTTTGCTAAGGCAGCGGTGCTGAAGAGCCAACCCGACGGGGTCAAAATTTGGCGCTGGCTGAATCCGCTGCGGGTACAACATATTTTTGTCAGTAGCCCAGATCCTGCAACGGGCCGTGATTGCTGTCGCTACGCTGCCTATACTGGCTGGCTCGACGATGCGGCGCTCTCGAAATTCCTGGAAAAACTCTAA